A stretch of DNA from Micromonospora sp. WMMD1155:
GCCTGACCGCCACGCTCTAGGGTTCAGGCATGGTCGATCGCCGCCGGGTGCTGCGCTTCCGCGTCCACGCACAGCAACTCGACCGGGGCGCGGGCACGCTCGCCGACACCGCCGTGCTGGACATCGGGGTGCAGAACACCGGGCCGGAGGGCGCCCGGTGGGCGCTCGCGGTACGCGGAGTCGACGTGACCGCGTTGTCCGGCACGGAGGTGGTCCTGCTGTGGACCGTGCGGGGTGCACCCCACCTCTACCGCCGGGCCGACGTCGGGAAGGTGGCGACCGCTGTCGCGCCCTTCTCCGACGCCGACGCGGGAAAGCGCATCTACGACGCGTCCCGACCGCTGAAAGCCGCCGGCATCGGCAACCTCACGGCCCTGGACGAGGTCGCCGCCCGGATGCGGGCCGTCGTCACCACGCCGACGGTCAAGGGGGACGTGTCCGGCCGCCTGGCCACGATGCTGCCCGAGCCGTATCTGCGGTTCTGCCGGCCGTGCGGCGCCACCCACCTCTACGAGATGCCGTTCCGGCTCGCCGCCGTGCGGGCCGGGCTGGAACTGCAACTCGACACCTCACCTCCGATCCTGCGGCGCATCCCCCGGTTCACGACAGCACCCGCACCGGACGACCGGTTCG
This window harbors:
- a CDS encoding winged helix DNA-binding domain-containing protein, whose product is MVDRRRVLRFRVHAQQLDRGAGTLADTAVLDIGVQNTGPEGARWALAVRGVDVTALSGTEVVLLWTVRGAPHLYRRADVGKVATAVAPFSDADAGKRIYDASRPLKAAGIGNLTALDEVAARMRAVVTTPTVKGDVSGRLATMLPEPYLRFCRPCGATHLYEMPFRLAAVRAGLELQLDTSPPILRRIPRFTTAPAPDDRFDLIRGYLRLLGPATPKHVADYLDAPVKDVRARWPDDVVEVTVDGEVRSLLAADEQALESADGTGTRLLGPYDLFLQAKDRATLVPDAAHAKELWPVLGRPGAVLVDGELVGTWRPRKSGRTLTVAVQPWQRLSGATRDAITAQAEHLAAQRAVPLAGVDIAG